From a region of the Pectobacterium aquaticum genome:
- a CDS encoding amidohydrolase, which translates to MSTLKISLLQQPLVWRDGEANLRHFDTLLAEMSGRDVAGRDLIVLPEMFTTGFAMEAAKGSLDQSVVEAWLHQWAQKTNALIGGSVAVNTPKGAVNRFLLVDPHGEVYHYDKRHLFRMADEHHHYQAGTERVTIEWRGWRICPMICYDLRFPVWSRNRQDYDLALYVANWPAPRAAHWQTLLAARAIENQAYVAGCNRVGTDGNGHSYRGDSLIINAQGEILASAAPNQPACLDAELSLEALQSYRESFPAWRDADRFTL; encoded by the coding sequence ATGTCGACTTTAAAGATTTCATTACTGCAACAGCCTCTGGTCTGGCGCGATGGCGAAGCCAACCTGCGCCACTTCGATACCTTATTAGCGGAGATGAGCGGGCGTGATGTGGCAGGACGCGATCTGATTGTGCTGCCGGAGATGTTCACCACTGGCTTTGCGATGGAGGCCGCCAAAGGCAGTCTGGATCAGTCAGTCGTAGAAGCGTGGCTGCACCAGTGGGCGCAGAAGACGAATGCGCTGATCGGCGGCAGCGTCGCGGTAAATACGCCAAAAGGTGCGGTGAACCGGTTCCTGCTGGTCGATCCGCACGGCGAGGTGTATCACTACGATAAACGTCACCTGTTCCGCATGGCGGATGAACATCACCACTATCAGGCAGGCACAGAGCGAGTCACCATTGAATGGCGCGGCTGGCGCATCTGCCCGATGATCTGCTATGACCTGCGTTTCCCCGTATGGTCGCGCAATCGACAGGATTACGATCTGGCGCTGTATGTCGCCAACTGGCCTGCGCCTCGCGCGGCACACTGGCAGACGCTGCTAGCAGCGCGCGCCATTGAGAATCAGGCCTACGTTGCAGGCTGTAACCGCGTCGGTACCGACGGCAACGGCCACAGCTACCGTGGCGATAGCCTGATTATTAATGCTCAAGGGGAAATTCTGGCCTCTGCCGCCCCCAATCAGCCTGCCTGTCTGGACGCCGAACTGTCGCTGGAAGCGTTGCAAAGCTACCGGGAATCCTTCCCCGCCTGGCGCGATGCCGATCGCTTTACGCTGTAG
- a CDS encoding pyridoxal phosphate-dependent aminotransferase translates to MSAALIPDSKLPSLGTTIFTQMSALAQQHQAINLSQGFPDFDGPDYLQQRLAYHVSQGANQYAPMTGVAPLRQAIAEKTQELYGWRPDADSEVTVTAGATEALFAAIAALVRPGDEVICFDPSYDSYAPAVTLAGGVLKRIALQPPAFRVDWSHFTSLLSDRTRLVILNTPHNPSATVWQKADFEQLWQAIATRNIFVLSDEVYEHICFDSEGHASVLAHPSLRQRAIAVSSFGKTFHMTGWKVGYCVAPAALSAEIRKVHQYLTFSVNTPAQFAIADMLREQPQHWRELPDFYRAKRDRFIKALAGSRFDILPCEGTYFLLADYRAISDLDDVSFCRWLTEHVGVAAIPLSVFCADPFPHTLIRLCFAKQEVTLDAAAERLCRL, encoded by the coding sequence ATGAGCGCCGCTCTGATCCCCGACAGTAAACTGCCTTCGCTGGGCACCACCATCTTTACCCAGATGAGTGCACTGGCCCAACAGCATCAGGCCATCAATCTATCACAAGGTTTCCCTGATTTTGACGGCCCGGATTATTTACAACAGCGGCTGGCGTATCATGTCAGTCAGGGCGCAAACCAATATGCGCCGATGACCGGTGTTGCACCGCTGCGTCAGGCGATTGCTGAAAAAACGCAAGAACTGTACGGCTGGCGACCGGATGCCGATAGCGAAGTGACCGTCACGGCGGGGGCGACCGAAGCGCTGTTTGCCGCCATTGCCGCGCTGGTACGACCCGGCGACGAAGTGATTTGCTTCGATCCCAGCTATGACAGCTATGCGCCTGCCGTTACGCTGGCTGGCGGCGTACTCAAACGCATCGCCTTGCAGCCGCCTGCATTTCGCGTGGACTGGTCGCATTTTACCAGTTTGCTGAGCGACCGTACTCGTTTGGTCATCCTGAATACACCACATAACCCGTCCGCTACCGTCTGGCAGAAGGCCGATTTTGAGCAACTGTGGCAGGCAATTGCCACACGTAACATCTTCGTACTGAGCGATGAAGTCTACGAACACATCTGTTTCGACAGTGAAGGACACGCCAGCGTGCTGGCACATCCGTCGCTGCGTCAACGCGCTATCGCCGTTTCATCGTTTGGCAAAACGTTCCACATGACCGGCTGGAAAGTCGGCTACTGCGTCGCGCCAGCCGCATTGAGTGCGGAAATCCGTAAGGTTCACCAGTATCTGACGTTCTCCGTGAACACGCCTGCGCAGTTCGCCATCGCCGATATGCTGCGCGAACAGCCGCAACACTGGCGCGAACTACCCGATTTTTACCGTGCCAAGCGCGATCGTTTCATCAAGGCGCTGGCGGGCAGCCGTTTTGACATTCTGCCCTGCGAAGGCACTTACTTCCTGCTGGCGGACTATCGGGCGATTTCCGACCTGGACGATGTCAGCTTCTGCCGCTGGCTGACCGAGCACGTTGGCGTTGCCGCCATTCCGCTGTCCGTCTTTTGTGCCGATCCGTTCCCACATACGCTGATTCGACTATGCTTTGCTAAACAGGAAGTGACGTTGGATGCCGCTGCGGAGCGTTTATGTCGACTTTAA
- a CDS encoding methylthioribulose 1-phosphate dehydratase has translation MTENQQLTALLAACHWIGEKGWCPATGGNMSVRLDEAQCLITESGKDKGSLQAEDFLLVEIATNHVPSGRTPSAETGLHTLLYRREPTIGAVLHTHSVNATVLSRVEKGAELVLHGYEMQKSLAGQTTHLDRVAIPIFDNDQDIPALAQRVTEYASQTPLRYGFLVRGHGLYCWGATVKEARRHLEGLEFLFQCELQRRLLEAKA, from the coding sequence ATGACTGAAAATCAACAATTGACGGCGCTGCTTGCGGCCTGCCACTGGATAGGCGAGAAGGGCTGGTGTCCGGCGACGGGCGGCAATATGTCCGTACGCCTTGATGAAGCGCAGTGCCTGATTACCGAATCGGGTAAAGATAAAGGCAGTCTTCAGGCAGAGGATTTCCTGCTGGTGGAGATTGCCACTAACCATGTGCCGAGCGGTCGTACGCCGTCGGCGGAAACGGGGCTGCATACGCTGCTGTATCGCCGTGAGCCGACTATCGGCGCAGTGCTGCATACGCATTCGGTGAACGCGACGGTGCTGTCTCGGGTAGAGAAGGGCGCTGAGCTGGTGCTGCACGGCTATGAAATGCAAAAGTCGTTGGCGGGGCAAACCACCCATTTGGATCGCGTGGCGATCCCGATTTTCGATAACGATCAGGATATTCCGGCGTTGGCGCAGCGGGTAACCGAGTACGCCAGCCAGACGCCGCTACGTTACGGTTTTCTGGTGCGCGGCCACGGTCTTTACTGCTGGGGCGCGACGGTGAAAGAAGCACGTCGTCATCTGGAAGGGCTGGAGTTCCTGTTCCAGTGCGAATTGCAGCGTCGACTATTGGAGGCGAAAGCATGA
- the mtnC gene encoding acireductone synthase: MIKAIVTDIEGTTSDIRFVHSVLFPYARERLADTVRQHGSDPEIAQALDVLRQELGQPDADSETLITALNQFMDEDRKSTALKQLQGIIWRTGYRNGDFQGHLYPEVAAQLAAWQQQGLRLYVYSSGSVEAQQLLFGYSNAGDLRPLFSDYFDTRVGAKRETDSYRTIAQAIGLPAEQLLFLSDIRQELDAAQEAGWHTCQLIRDDADNVSRHRQVARFDQIDLPEYAQ; the protein is encoded by the coding sequence ATGATTAAGGCCATTGTGACGGATATTGAAGGTACCACCAGCGACATCCGTTTTGTTCACAGCGTGCTGTTCCCTTATGCCCGCGAACGTCTGGCCGACACCGTTCGGCAGCACGGTAGCGATCCTGAGATTGCGCAGGCGCTGGACGTGTTGCGTCAGGAGTTAGGTCAGCCGGATGCGGATAGCGAGACGCTGATTACCGCGCTGAACCAGTTTATGGATGAAGATCGTAAATCCACCGCGCTGAAGCAGTTGCAAGGCATTATCTGGCGTACGGGCTATCGTAACGGCGATTTTCAGGGGCATCTGTACCCTGAAGTGGCCGCACAACTCGCCGCATGGCAGCAGCAGGGCCTGCGCCTGTACGTGTACTCGTCAGGCTCGGTAGAAGCGCAGCAACTGCTGTTCGGCTATAGCAACGCGGGCGATCTGCGCCCGCTGTTCAGCGACTATTTTGATACCCGCGTCGGTGCGAAGCGGGAGACCGATTCTTATCGCACGATTGCGCAAGCCATCGGGCTACCTGCTGAGCAACTGTTGTTCCTGTCGGACATTCGTCAGGAACTGGATGCCGCGCAGGAGGCCGGCTGGCACACCTGCCAGCTTATTCGTGATGATGCGGATAACGTAAGCCGTCACCGTCAGGTGGCACGTTTTGACCAGATCGACTTACCGGAGTACGCCCAATGA
- a CDS encoding 1,2-dihydroxy-3-keto-5-methylthiopentene dioxygenase, which produces MSGLTIFSDSDASQPIWQSQDAEAIQKQLNDIGVRFERWEASQKLSDAPSSEEVLAAYQHEINKLVAEKGYQSWDVISMRSDNPQRAELRTKFLSEHVHHEDEVRFFVEGAGLFCLHLNGKIYQILCEKNDLLSVPAGTAHWFDMGPEPHFTAIRLFDNPEGWIAHFTGDKIADAYPKLER; this is translated from the coding sequence ATGAGTGGATTAACCATTTTTAGCGACAGCGATGCAAGCCAGCCGATTTGGCAAAGTCAGGATGCCGAGGCGATTCAGAAACAGCTGAACGACATCGGCGTACGTTTTGAACGCTGGGAAGCCAGCCAGAAGCTGAGCGATGCGCCGTCGTCTGAAGAAGTGCTGGCGGCCTATCAGCATGAAATCAATAAGCTGGTGGCAGAAAAAGGCTATCAGAGCTGGGATGTCATCAGCATGCGTTCCGATAATCCGCAGCGCGCGGAGCTACGCACCAAGTTTTTATCCGAGCATGTGCATCATGAAGACGAAGTGCGCTTTTTCGTGGAAGGCGCGGGGCTGTTCTGTCTGCACCTGAACGGCAAGATTTACCAGATTCTGTGTGAGAAGAACGATCTGCTGTCCGTCCCCGCGGGCACCGCGCACTGGTTTGATATGGGACCGGAACCACACTTCACCGCCATCCGACTGTTCGATAACCCGGAAGGGTGGATAGCGCATTTCACTGGCGATAAAATCGCGGATGCGTATCCGAAATTGGAGCGATAG